The Pirellulales bacterium sequence GTCATTTCAAGAACTGGCCGAGGCCGCCGGCGCCGAACCGCTGGATTACTTCATGGACCTGTTGGCCGAGCACGATTCGGCCATTCGCTGGAAGACGGTCGTCACCAACGATCGCGCCGACAAGCGGCAATACATCTTCGCGCATCCGACCACGCTGCCCGGCTTCAACGATTCTGGCGCGCACGCGCGCAACATGGCCTTTCAAGATGGCGGCCTGCAAATGCTCCAGCAGGTGGCGCTCAATCCGGGACTGATGCCAATCGAGCAGGCGATTCACAAACTGACGGGCGCCACCGCCGATTGGCTGGGGCTCGACGCCGGCTCGCTGGCCAACGGCCGCTGGGCCGATGTCGCCATCATCGACCCGGAAAAGCTCAAGACCGGGCTGAGCGAGCCGATCGAACATCACGATGAGCGGTTGGCCGGCGCCATGCGGATGGTCAAGCGCAGCGACGGCGTAGTGCGGCAGGTGCTCGTGGGGGGGCAGATCGCTTTTGAAGAGGGACGCTTTGCCGACGATTTTGGTCAGCGTCGTTACGGCCGCATGCTGCGATCCACGCGGTAGGCAGCATGCGCTGGAAATATTGGATTCGTGAAATCTGCCTCTTGGCCGCGCGGTTGTTGATGGCCGTGGCTGTCGTCTATGCGATGCCCATTTCACATATGCGCTGGGGAAACCCGTATCCCGGCGACGGACAAGGCGGCTTTGGTGTCATACTTGGTATGGCGGTTATAGGCGGATTTGCAGCGCTCGTCTTCGTCGTTGCGGGAACGCACATGCAAACCGTATTGCAGAAACGCGCGTTTTGGGTGACTTTGATCTCAGACTTTCTGTTGCTATTGATCTTTGCCGGCGGCTTGGCCTACCTGGGCGTCACCGCCGAGTACCAATGAACGTGGCGGGTGAGGATTCAGCCATCCTATCCCCCTTTGCTCGCCTAGAACGGTCGCCGCGGCTTCGCTAGAATTTGGGTTTCCGCCCTGCCCGCGGCCCCACGCGGCAGGGGGTGATGTGCTACCCGATTTCCAGCTCGCGAGGCCAAGCAGACCACCATGCCGGTCATCAATTTCGTCAACGACAAGAAGCAGGTTCAAGTGCCCGAGGGCGCCAACCTGCGCCAGGCGGCCATGCAGGCGGGGGTGCAGGTGTACCCCGGCATCCACAAGATCGCCAATTGCCACGGTTTTGGCCACTGCGGCGCGTGCCGCGTACTGATCCTCAAGGGACGCGAAAACGCGAGCCCCATGGGCTGGTGGGAAAAGTTGCGGCTGAAGGTGTCGATGGCCTTCATCGGCCACGAAGACCAGATGCGGCTCTCTTGCCGCACCCGTGTGAACGGCGACATGGACGTGCAAACTCGACCCCCCATGAACTGGGAAGGCGAAAACTTCTTTAGCTAGTGCCTTGGTTGAACCTGAGAATCAGGTTTGACCAGGCACGACCGCCGAACACGAACGTGGTTCGGCGGCAAGCCAATACGTTAGTGCTCTGTCATTGTCGTGGAACCCAAATATCAAGCGTTGACAGAGCGCTAGTCTGCCGACTCGATCGTGCGCCGGCAGTCGGGCAGCGAGTCCAAGAACACTCGGCCATACGGCTTGGTGCGCACGCGCGGGTCTAAGATCACGACGATGCCACGGTCGCTCTTGGTGCGAATCAATCGGCCAAACCCTTGCATCAGCTTGATGGCCGCCTCCGGCAGTTGATACTCCGAAAAGGGGCTGCCGCCGCGAGCGCGGATCGACTCCAGTCGGGCTTCCAAAAGCGGCCGGTCGGGCACGCTGAACGGCAACTTGGTGATGATCACGTTCACCAGCGCGTCGCCCGGCACGTCGACCCCCTGCCAAAAGCTGTCGGTGCCGAACAAGACCGCGCGGCGGCTCTC is a genomic window containing:
- a CDS encoding (2Fe-2S)-binding protein, producing MPVINFVNDKKQVQVPEGANLRQAAMQAGVQVYPGIHKIANCHGFGHCGACRVLILKGRENASPMGWWEKLRLKVSMAFIGHEDQMRLSCRTRVNGDMDVQTRPPMNWEGENFFS